In Hyalangium minutum, a single window of DNA contains:
- a CDS encoding TMEM175 family protein, whose translation MRNPRVEQYSTTDTRRAEGFADAVFAITITLLVLELRPPEVPPGQLLAGLLHQWPSYLAYVTSYLYIAVIWLNHKHAFLRIRSMNRGLHWANLGILFTTALLPFATGVLSKAVREGDPADERTAVALYSLVGAFLCGTWVVFFRYLGHHPTLLDEGVPAEFFIQETTRAWLGVILYAAAGAFGYLVAPVIALVLFLAVPTFYAITSHGLYELGIVLRRRR comes from the coding sequence ATGCGCAACCCCCGGGTCGAGCAGTACAGCACCACGGACACCCGCCGTGCAGAGGGCTTCGCGGACGCGGTCTTCGCCATCACCATCACCCTGCTGGTGCTCGAGCTGCGTCCACCCGAGGTCCCGCCCGGCCAGCTGCTCGCCGGGCTGCTGCATCAGTGGCCGTCGTATCTCGCCTACGTGACGTCCTACCTCTACATCGCGGTCATCTGGCTCAACCACAAGCACGCCTTCCTGCGCATCCGCTCGATGAACCGGGGGCTGCACTGGGCCAACCTCGGAATCCTCTTCACGACCGCGCTGCTGCCGTTCGCGACCGGGGTCCTGTCGAAAGCGGTGCGGGAAGGCGATCCGGCCGACGAGCGGACGGCCGTGGCGCTCTACTCGCTGGTCGGCGCGTTCCTGTGTGGCACCTGGGTGGTGTTCTTCCGCTACCTCGGCCACCACCCGACCCTGCTCGACGAGGGAGTCCCCGCGGAGTTCTTCATCCAGGAGACCACCCGCGCGTGGCTGGGGGTCATCCTCTACGCCGCCGCCGGGGCGTTCGGCTACCTCGTCGCCCCGGTCATCGCGCTGGTGCTCTTCCTCGCTGTGCCGACCTTCTACGCCATCACCAGCCACGGGCTCTACGAGCTGGGCATCGTGTTGCGTCGGCGTCGCTGA
- a CDS encoding aldo/keto reductase, protein MRTHAWGPTGWQVPVLGQGTWYLDQAHREEAIRALRRGLDLGMTHVDTAEMYGSGAVEEMVGEAISGRRDEVFLVSKVLPSNASFRGTLGACERSLERLGTDWLDCYLLHWRGKYPLEETFGAFDRLVDQGKIRSWGVSNFDVDDLEEALGFTGEGRITCNQVLYNLEERTTEYRVLPWCEDHRVSMVAYSPLGHGQFPSPSSPRGRALVQVARNHGATLRQVALAFVTRRPSLFAIPKASRVAHVEENAGAADLRLTREEISLIDEAFASEPRPELPML, encoded by the coding sequence ATGAGGACGCACGCGTGGGGCCCCACCGGCTGGCAGGTGCCGGTGCTGGGCCAGGGCACCTGGTACCTGGACCAGGCCCACCGGGAGGAGGCCATCCGGGCGCTCCGCCGAGGGCTGGATCTGGGGATGACCCACGTGGACACCGCGGAGATGTACGGCTCCGGCGCGGTGGAGGAGATGGTGGGGGAGGCCATCTCCGGCCGGCGCGACGAGGTCTTCCTCGTCTCCAAGGTGCTGCCCTCCAACGCGAGCTTCCGCGGCACCCTGGGCGCCTGTGAGCGCTCGCTGGAGCGCCTGGGCACGGACTGGCTGGACTGCTACCTGCTGCACTGGCGGGGGAAGTATCCCCTGGAGGAGACGTTCGGCGCCTTCGACCGGCTGGTGGACCAGGGGAAGATTCGCAGCTGGGGCGTGAGCAACTTCGACGTGGACGACCTCGAGGAGGCGCTCGGGTTCACGGGCGAGGGGCGCATCACCTGCAACCAGGTGCTCTACAACCTGGAGGAGCGCACCACCGAGTACCGCGTCCTCCCCTGGTGCGAGGACCACCGGGTGTCGATGGTCGCCTACAGCCCCCTCGGCCACGGCCAGTTCCCGTCTCCCTCGTCACCCAGGGGGCGCGCGCTGGTTCAGGTCGCGCGCAACCACGGGGCCACCCTCCGCCAGGTGGCGCTCGCCTTCGTCACCCGGCGCCCCTCGCTCTTCGCCATCCCCAAAGCCTCGCGCGTGGCGCACGTGGAGGAGAATGCGGGGGCCGCGGACCTGCGACTCACGCGGGAGGAGATTTCGCTCATCGACGAGGCCTTTGCCTCCGAGCCCAGGCCCGAGCTCCCGATGCTCTGA
- a CDS encoding kelch repeat-containing protein: MCSSTNPRVKVVPWFALALALAWIACGGASQDGDEAVQPKGLKVQMLPDASGEQSSPTGSLSTPRFEHTATLLPSGKVLVAGGVGPPGDLSSAEVYDPVTGVWSHTGSMATARICHTATLLASGKVLVTGGEGQNGLLDSAEVYDPVTGAWSLTDSMTTGRSCHTATLLPSGKVLVAGGGSGGLLGSAEVYDPVTGVWTPTGGMVTARSWHTATLLPSGKVLIAGGSDPNEPFEYLNSAEVYDPVTGMWTPTNSMATARQFHTATVFASGKVLVVGGLGLNDANAEVYDSDTGRWEPTGTPTMSHNRHTATLLPSGKVLVAGGGGSAMFRDGAEVYDPDTGTWSRMADLVTVRMLHTATLLPSGKVLLTGGLSRIPLDTAEVYAPDTGTWNSTGALAMARAFHTATVLPSGKVLLAGGVGSDARLDGAEVYAPDTGAKSSTAPLGTARASHTATPMISGKVLVVGGNGPSGLLDSAEVYDPATGEWSTTGALAAARASHTTTVLPSGKVLVVGGNGPSGLLNSAEVYDPATGVWSSTGALATARAFHTATLLHSGKVLITGGTGSSGPLDSAEVYDPVTDVWSPTGALATGRARHTATVLPSGKVLVAGGWGPSYPVSSAEVYEPATGTWSSTGTLATARYWHTATLLPSGKLLVTGGAGSNGPLNSSEVYDPGAGSWSFTGTLLTVHYGHTATLLPSGKVLVAGGVGSSGPLDGMELYDPGAGGWSFTSAVIRPLNNGHTATLLPSGKVLVAGGDDLNDSISNAQVYDPATGDWRLTGALATTRAWHTATLLPSGKVLIAGGNGPNGLFGSAEVYDPGTGVWSITGSMATARAWHTATLLPSGKVLIAGGYGPNGPLDSAEVYDPTTGGWSMADSMATARQFHTATLLPDGKVLVAGGQGPSSTLFSAEVYDPATSAWSPTSAMSTARVNHTATLLPSGKVLAAGGFENSSVEVYDPVTRAWSSANSMAEARRMHTATLLLSGKVLVIGGVGTNGLVHSVEMYDPATGTWSPRTPSPLTWPRATLLPSGKVLITAGAATTEHDKAEVYEDTGTRPEWRPVINAPAMQHPGETFHMTGSLLCGLSEASSGNTQSSATNFPLVSLVALEGGALTRVASLDSYSGTHVTGRTPQVTSGYYIVSVMANGIHGGQLVLVEGAGPAAPELTLPEPLVNTSKPVMGGTAQPGSRVVVWLDGKVAGAATAGPQGSWRFTPVTALAEGFHRAVTTASDEVGNISPDSEAVGFTVDTVPPESPVVVEPGDFVATSTPVIRGTAEPGSMVEVRLDGEVVRTVKAATDRTWSFALVTALDDGSHWADATARDSAGNISLVSGGLQFTVDTVPPQAPVVTEPNGLVPSSTPEIRGTAEPGSTVKVRLNGEVAGSALAGANGAWHLTSLIALLDGSYQAEATAQDKAGLVSAKSEFLSFIVDTVPPEAPVVTDPGGFITTPTPVIRGKTAPGGWVKVWLDDDELNAERRKADMVGDWHYTPITALRFGSHSVFAIALDDAGNPSARTQHRFAFQTSHYGWGCTSAPALPATWVFLAMVWSLCRRYRAR, encoded by the coding sequence ATGTGTTCCTCTACCAATCCCCGGGTGAAGGTCGTTCCGTGGTTCGCTCTGGCTTTGGCACTGGCGTGGATTGCCTGCGGCGGGGCATCGCAAGACGGGGACGAAGCGGTGCAACCCAAGGGGCTCAAGGTCCAGATGCTTCCAGATGCGTCCGGTGAGCAGTCGAGCCCCACGGGTTCGTTGTCCACCCCCCGTTTCGAGCACACGGCGACACTGTTGCCCTCGGGCAAGGTACTGGTTGCCGGAGGCGTTGGCCCGCCGGGCGACCTCTCCAGCGCGGAGGTGTACGACCCGGTTACTGGGGTCTGGAGTCACACGGGTAGCATGGCCACGGCCCGCATTTGTCATACAGCGACGCTGTTGGCCTCGGGCAAGGTGCTCGTCACCGGAGGAGAAGGCCAGAACGGACTGCTCGACAGCGCGGAAGTGTACGACCCGGTTACCGGGGCGTGGAGCCTCACAGACAGCATGACCACAGGCCGCAGTTGCCACACGGCAACGTTGTTGCCCTCGGGCAAGGTGCTGGTCGCCGGAGGTGGTTCGGGCGGACTGCTCGGCAGCGCAGAGGTGTACGACCCAGTCACAGGAGTATGGACCCCCACGGGCGGCATGGTCACGGCTCGGTCTTGGCACACGGCAACGTTGTTGCCCTCAGGCAAGGTACTGATTGCCGGAGGTAGTGATCCGAATGAACCGTTCGAGTACCTCAATAGCGCAGAGGTGTACGACCCAGTTACAGGGATGTGGACTCCCACGAACTCCATGGCCACGGCTCGGCAGTTCCACACAGCGACGGTGTTTGCTTCGGGCAAGGTGCTAGTCGTCGGAGGTTTGGGTTTGAACGACGCCAACGCGGAGGTGTATGACTCGGATACCGGACGGTGGGAGCCCACAGGCACCCCAACCATGTCCCACAACAGGCACACGGCGACGCTGTTGCCCTCAGGCAAGGTGCTGGTCGCCGGAGGTGGTGGATCGGCCATGTTCCGCGACGGCGCGGAGGTGTACGACCCGGATACTGGGACCTGGAGCCGTATGGCGGATCTTGTCACGGTTCGTATGTTGCACACAGCGACTCTATTACCCTCGGGCAAAGTGCTGCTCACCGGAGGCCTTAGTCGGATCCCGCTCGACACTGCTGAGGTGTACGCCCCAGATACGGGGACTTGGAACTCTACTGGTGCGTTGGCCATGGCCCGCGCCTTCCACACAGCGACGGTGTTGCCCTCAGGTAAAGTGCTGCTCGCCGGAGGCGTTGGCTCCGATGCTCGCCTTGACGGCGCGGAGGTATATGCCCCAGACACTGGGGCAAAGAGTTCTACTGCCCCACTTGGCACTGCTCGCGCCTCACACACGGCGACGCCGATGATCTCGGGCAAGGTGCTGGTAGTCGGAGGCAATGGCCCGAGTGGCCTGCTCGATAGCGCGGAGGTGTACGACCCGGCTACAGGGGAGTGGAGCACGACGGGGGCGTTGGCCGCAGCCCGTGCCTCTCACACGACAACAGTGTTGCCCTCGGGCAAGGTGCTGGTAGTCGGAGGCAATGGCCCGAGCGGCCTGCTCAACAGCGCGGAAGTGTACGACCCAGCCACCGGAGTCTGGAGTTCTACAGGGGCTCTGGCCACGGCTCGAGCCTTCCACACAGCGACGCTGCTACACTCGGGCAAGGTGCTGATTACCGGGGGAACTGGCTCCAGCGGCCCTCTGGATAGCGCGGAGGTGTATGACCCTGTCACGGACGTCTGGAGCCCCACAGGCGCTCTGGCAACGGGGCGTGCACGACATACGGCGACAGTGTTGCCCTCAGGCAAGGTGCTGGTCGCAGGCGGTTGGGGCCCCAGCTACCCTGTCTCCAGCGCGGAGGTGTACGAGCCGGCTACAGGGACCTGGAGTTCCACGGGCACCCTAGCCACGGCTCGGTATTGGCACACGGCAACGCTGCTGCCCTCAGGCAAATTGCTGGTCACAGGAGGAGCGGGCTCCAATGGTCCTCTGAATAGCTCGGAGGTGTACGACCCAGGCGCAGGCTCATGGAGTTTCACGGGCACCTTGCTCACAGTTCATTATGGACACACAGCGACGTTGTTGCCCTCGGGCAAGGTGTTGGTCGCCGGAGGAGTTGGCTCTAGCGGCCCTCTGGATGGCATGGAACTGTACGACCCAGGCGCAGGAGGGTGGAGTTTTACGAGCGCTGTGATTAGACCTCTCAACAACGGTCACACGGCGACGTTGTTGCCCTCTGGTAAGGTGCTGGTCGCCGGGGGAGATGACCTAAACGATTCCATCTCCAACGCGCAGGTGTACGACCCAGCGACTGGTGACTGGCGCCTCACGGGCGCACTGGCCACGACCCGTGCCTGGCACACGGCGACGTTGCTGCCCTCGGGCAAAGTACTGATTGCCGGAGGCAATGGACCGAACGGCCTGTTTGGCAGCGCGGAGGTGTACGACCCGGGTACAGGGGTGTGGAGCATCACAGGCAGCATGGCCACGGCTCGTGCTTGGCACACGGCGACGTTGTTGCCCTCGGGCAAAGTACTGATTGCCGGAGGGTATGGGCCGAACGGCCCACTCGATAGTGCGGAGGTGTACGATCCAACTACAGGAGGCTGGAGCATGGCGGACAGCATGGCTACAGCTCGTCAGTTTCACACGGCGACGCTGTTGCCGGATGGCAAGGTGCTGGTTGCCGGAGGTCAAGGACCGAGCAGTACCCTTTTCAGTGCGGAGGTGTATGACCCAGCCACAAGCGCCTGGAGCCCCACGAGCGCCATGTCCACGGCACGCGTGAACCATACAGCGACGTTGCTGCCTTCGGGCAAGGTGCTGGCCGCCGGGGGTTTTGAGAACTCCAGCGTGGAGGTGTACGACCCTGTCACCAGAGCCTGGAGTTCCGCCAACTCCATGGCCGAAGCCCGAAGAATGCATACAGCGACATTGTTGCTGTCGGGCAAGGTCTTAGTCATTGGGGGCGTTGGCACGAACGGTTTAGTTCACAGCGTGGAGATGTACGATCCGGCCACGGGAACGTGGAGCCCCAGGACGCCTTCACCGCTCACTTGGCCCAGGGCAACGTTGTTGCCCTCCGGGAAGGTGCTGATCACTGCAGGTGCGGCCACTACCGAGCATGACAAAGCTGAGGTGTACGAAGACACGGGAACTCGCCCGGAGTGGCGTCCTGTCATTAACGCACCGGCCATGCAACACCCCGGAGAGACATTCCACATGACCGGTAGCCTCTTGTGTGGCCTCTCGGAGGCAAGCAGCGGTAATACTCAGAGTTCAGCCACGAATTTTCCCCTGGTGAGCTTGGTGGCGCTCGAGGGCGGAGCGCTAACACGTGTCGCGTCCCTGGACTCGTACTCTGGTACACACGTGACTGGACGCACGCCGCAGGTGACGAGTGGCTATTACATCGTGTCCGTGATGGCTAATGGCATCCACGGGGGGCAACTGGTACTCGTGGAGGGGGCTGGCCCTGCAGCGCCTGAGCTGACCCTGCCTGAGCCTTTGGTCAACACCTCGAAGCCCGTCATGGGCGGTACGGCGCAGCCCGGTAGCAGGGTGGTGGTGTGGTTGGATGGGAAAGTAGCCGGAGCCGCGACGGCAGGTCCCCAGGGCTCCTGGCGCTTCACTCCCGTCACCGCGCTGGCTGAAGGATTCCACCGAGCCGTAACCACTGCTTCGGATGAGGTGGGCAACATAAGCCCTGACTCCGAGGCTGTCGGCTTCACGGTAGACACCGTGCCCCCAGAGTCGCCGGTGGTAGTTGAACCTGGGGACTTCGTTGCTACCTCCACTCCTGTGATTCGTGGCACGGCGGAGCCGGGAAGCATGGTCGAGGTGCGGCTGGATGGAGAAGTGGTGAGAACAGTCAAGGCAGCTACGGATAGGACTTGGAGTTTCGCCTTAGTCACAGCGCTCGATGACGGCTCTCACTGGGCCGATGCCACTGCTCGTGATAGTGCAGGCAACATCAGCCTTGTCTCTGGGGGACTCCAGTTCACAGTAGATACTGTCCCTCCACAAGCGCCGGTGGTGACGGAGCCCAATGGCCTCGTCCCTTCTTCGACACCTGAGATTCGTGGCACGGCAGAGCCTGGGAGCACGGTGAAGGTACGGCTGAATGGAGAAGTAGCGGGAAGCGCCCTAGCGGGTGCGAACGGTGCTTGGCATCTCACTTCACTCATAGCGCTTCTAGACGGATCATACCAAGCCGAGGCCACTGCCCAAGACAAAGCAGGTCTTGTGAGCGCTAAGTCTGAGTTCCTCTCCTTCATCGTGGACACTGTGCCCCCTGAAGCGCCGGTGGTGACAGATCCTGGAGGCTTCATTACCACTCCCACCCCTGTGATTCGCGGCAAGACGGCGCCTGGGGGCTGGGTGAAGGTGTGGCTGGACGACGATGAGTTGAACGCTGAACGGAGAAAGGCAGACATGGTGGGGGATTGGCACTACACTCCAATTACAGCGCTGAGGTTCGGATCTCATTCCGTCTTCGCCATTGCCTTGGATGACGCAGGCAATCCCAGTGCTCGAACACAACACCGGTTCGCCTTCCAAACGAGCCATTATGGTTGGGGGTGTACCAGCGCCCCGGCCCTTCCCGCCACATGGGTCTTCTTGGCCATGGTTTGGTCCCTCTGCAGGCGCTACCGCGCGCGGTGA
- a CDS encoding serine/threonine-protein kinase — MSSSSLSSLHPAALPPGTPVGPFRILEWAGRGVHGAVYCAERIGRERLPPVALKLAVLPEDPRYLREQELLSRSHHPHIPRLVGAGLWVSPEGARHPFLAMQWIDGMPLYDWGRMFHPSAQQQLRLLAQAALTLQYLHAQGALHRDFKGDNLLVRRWDSRLFLMDFGSSIYPGADTLTPQQLPPGTPAYRSPEAWLFTLQPRHASERYRAGPADDVFALGVTACVLATGRYPEMGVPRKDEQDRAFLDALKLPRALFSAQVAPPLRELILRMLAIAPKERPTAAELAPALEQAAEALGPSTPSLRAPQPEAGRADELEAQRAPPGLVWRPWLVGAAGALGLWAGALVQPEPPPVREEPPRAAPAVPLSATPDAAETDTAGLGEQASPAPQQTPAPAAARAVAESLPEPSEGQAQPDKKGRCPHPQQVVLNGACWARLRGSREECDAADGQMYQQACYVPVYPGKQGRPSTSGAGRPHPQ; from the coding sequence ATGTCGAGCTCCTCTCTGTCCTCGCTCCACCCCGCTGCGCTCCCTCCCGGCACCCCCGTGGGCCCCTTTCGCATCCTGGAATGGGCCGGACGGGGCGTCCACGGCGCCGTGTACTGCGCCGAGCGCATCGGCCGGGAGCGCCTGCCTCCCGTGGCCCTCAAGCTCGCCGTGCTCCCTGAGGACCCGCGCTACCTCCGAGAGCAGGAGCTGCTGTCCCGCTCGCACCACCCCCACATTCCCCGGCTCGTGGGCGCAGGCCTCTGGGTGAGCCCAGAGGGCGCTCGGCACCCTTTCTTGGCCATGCAGTGGATAGACGGCATGCCTCTGTACGACTGGGGCCGCATGTTCCACCCCTCGGCGCAACAGCAACTGCGGCTGCTGGCCCAGGCCGCCCTCACCCTCCAGTACCTCCATGCGCAGGGCGCGCTCCACCGGGACTTCAAGGGCGACAATCTCCTGGTGCGCCGCTGGGACAGCCGCCTGTTCCTCATGGACTTCGGCTCCAGCATCTACCCCGGTGCCGACACGCTCACCCCACAGCAACTGCCTCCGGGCACTCCCGCGTACCGCTCTCCCGAGGCCTGGCTCTTCACCCTGCAGCCGCGCCATGCCTCGGAGCGCTACCGGGCCGGGCCCGCGGATGATGTGTTCGCCCTGGGCGTCACCGCCTGCGTGCTGGCCACCGGCAGGTACCCGGAGATGGGCGTGCCTCGGAAGGATGAGCAGGACCGCGCGTTTCTGGATGCGCTGAAGCTGCCGCGCGCCTTGTTCTCCGCCCAGGTGGCGCCGCCGCTGCGCGAGCTGATTCTGCGCATGCTCGCCATTGCCCCCAAGGAGCGCCCCACCGCGGCCGAGCTGGCTCCCGCTTTGGAGCAGGCCGCGGAGGCGCTCGGCCCCTCGACCCCGAGCCTGCGTGCCCCCCAGCCCGAAGCAGGCCGAGCGGACGAGTTGGAGGCGCAGCGCGCTCCTCCGGGGCTCGTGTGGCGGCCCTGGCTCGTGGGGGCCGCGGGTGCCCTGGGCCTGTGGGCCGGAGCCCTCGTGCAGCCAGAGCCGCCGCCGGTTCGCGAAGAGCCTCCTCGGGCGGCTCCCGCCGTGCCCCTGAGCGCCACGCCGGACGCGGCCGAGACGGACACCGCGGGGCTCGGCGAGCAGGCCTCCCCTGCGCCGCAGCAGACTCCTGCGCCCGCCGCCGCGCGGGCCGTGGCGGAGAGTCTCCCCGAGCCCTCCGAGGGCCAGGCCCAGCCCGACAAGAAAGGCCGCTGCCCTCACCCCCAGCAGGTGGTGCTCAACGGGGCCTGCTGGGCCCGCCTGCGGGGAAGCCGCGAGGAGTGCGATGCCGCGGACGGCCAGATGTACCAGCAGGCGTGCTACGTGCCCGTCTATCCCGGCAAGCAGGGCCGTCCGTCCACCTCGGGCGCAGGCCGTCCCCATCCGCAGTGA